A window of Roseateles sp. XES5 genomic DNA:
TAAGGATGTGTTTGCCCGATAAGTGGAGTTAGTGAAATGGCTGTACCGAAAAGAAAAACGAGCCCGTCCAAGCGCGGTATGCGCCGTTCCGCAGACGCTCTGAAGGGTTCGACCTACGTCGAAGACAAGAACTCGGGCGAACTGCGCCGTCCGCACCACATCGACCTGAAGACCGGCATGTACCGCGGTCGCCAGGTTCTGACGCCGAAGGAAAACGCATAATCCGCGTTTTCGGCATCAGCTGAGATCGAGGGCTGGCTTCGCGCCGGCCCTTTTCTTTTGCGCGGCTTCGGCAGGCGCGACATTTTCTTGTGCCGATTCTTCGGCTAAGACGGCCGCAACGCCGCCTTTTGCGCGCGGCCACTGGGAGCTTTGCCGATGCTTTTGGCCATACCGCTGCTGATCATCCCCTTCGCCCTCTACAATCTCGCCATGACCGGGCTCTTCGGCGATGGCGGGGTCGCCGTGCTCGACAGCGAGGTGATGGCGGTCAACATGCTCTCCGGGACGACCTGGACAATGGCCTTTGGCGATCTCCTCATCCTGATCGCGCTCGTGCTGCTCTTCGTGGAAATCCTGAAAGCCACGCGTCCGGGCTCGCGGGCCCTCCTCGATCACATGCTGTCCATGGTTCTGTTCGTGGTGTTTCTGGTCGAGTTCCTGCTGGTGCAGGGCGCGGCGACGCAAATCTTCTTCATCCTGATGACGATCACGTTCATCGACGTCATCGCAGGTTTTGCCGTCTCGATCCGCACGGCGAGCCGGGACCTTTCGATCGGGCTCTGAACGGGCGCGGGAGAAGCCCGCGCCGGTCCATCGTTCTCAGCTGAGGTTGTCGAGCTTCGTCTGCAGCGCGCGCAGCTGTTCCTTCAATTCGTCGAGATCCTTGGCCTCGGCCTTTCGCGGTTCCTTCGGCTGCGGGGCGGCATTGGCGAAGGGCGAGAACATCTTCATCGCCTGCTGGAACATTTCCGTATTGCGCCGCACGGTTTCCTCGACCAGCTGCATCGGCACCTGCAGGTTCTTGCCGAGCGGCGTGTCGCCGAAGGTCTTGTTGATCTGCTCGCGCATCTGCGTCTGCTGCTCGGTAAAGGCCTGCATGGAGTGCTCGAGGTAGCTCGGCACCACCATCTGCATCTGGTCGCCGTAATAGGAGATCAGCTGGCGCAGGAAGGAGATCGGCAGCAGCGTGTTGCCAGTCTTGGATTCCTGCTCGAAAATGATCTGCGTCAGCACGGAATGGGTGATGTCGTCGCCGGACTTGGCGTCCTGCACGGTGAAGTCCTCGCCCTTCTTCACCATGACTGCGAGATCGTCCAGCGTCACATAGGTGCTGGTGCCCGTGTTGTAGAGCCGTCGGTTGGCATATTTCTTAATGACGATCTGACCGTCGTTCCTGGCCATTAGGGTCTCCTCATCCCCGTGTTCCTAAATCTTTTTTGGTTGCCGCAAGTATCTGCAAAAAGAGGCTTCCTGACAATCGAATTGTGCGATGCGGCGAGGAATGCTGCGCAACATGGAAATTCATGCTGCGCGCGCCCCCATGAAATTTTAGCGGCATCGGATATCCCGTTTGACTCTCCTCCTTTGCTTTGCCAGTTTCGATTTTGGGAGAACCGCCGGGCTCGCGCCGTTCGCGCGTCGGCCCGGTTCCAAGGCAGGCCGCAAGGCCGTCAGAACTGAGGAAGCACACCATGAGCACTCCATCCATCGTCATCGCCAGCGCCGGCCGCACCGCGGTCGGGTCCTTCAACGGAGCCTTCGCCAACACGCCTGCCCACGAACTCGGGGCGACGGTCATTTCGGCGGTTCTGGAGCGCGCGGGTGTTGCGGCGGGTGAAGTGAACGAAGTGATTCTCGGCCAGGTCCTGCCGGCCGGCGAAGGCCAGAACCCGGCCCGCCAGGCCGCCATGAAGGCCGGCCTTCCGCAGGAGGCGACCGCCTGGGGCCTGAACCAGCTCTGCGGCTCGGGCCTGCGCGCCGTCGCGCTGGGCATGCAGCAGATCGCCACGGGCGATGCCAGCATCATCGTCGCCGGCGGCATGGAGTCCATGTCGATGGCGCCGCATTGCGCGCATCTGCGCGGCGGCGTGAAGATGGGCGACTTCAAGATGCTCGACACCATGATCAAGGACGGCCTGACCGACGCCTTCTACGGCTACCACATGGGCACGACCGCCGAGAATGTCGCCAAGCAGTGGCAGCTTTCCCGCGACGAGCAGGACGCCTTCGCCGTCGCCTCGCAGAACAAGGCCGAGGCCGCCCAGAAGGACGGCCGCTTCAAGGACGAGATCGTTCCCTTCATCGTCAAGGGCCGCAAGGGTGATGTGACCGTCGATGCCGACGAGTATATCCGCCACGGCGCGACGCTCGATTCGATGACGAAGCTTCGCCCGGCCTTCGACAAGGAAGGCACGGTCACGGCCGGCAATGCTTCCGGCATCAACGACGGCGCCGCCGCCGCCCTGCTGATGAGCGAAGCGGAAGCCTCGCGTCGCGGCATCCAGCCGCTCGCCCGCATCGTTTCCTGGGCAACGGCCGGCGTCGATCCCAAGATCATGGGCATGGGCCCGGTGCCGGCCGCGCGCAAGGCGCTGGAGCGCGCCGGCTGGAAGCCCCAGGACCTGGACCTGCTGGAGATCAACGAAGCCTTCGCGGCCCAGGCCTGCGCCGTGCATCAGGAGATGGGCTGGGACACCAGCAAGGTCAATGTCAACGGCGGTGCGATCGCCCTGGGCCACCCCATCGGGGCTTCGGGCGCACGCATCCTGGTGACCCTGCTGCACGAGATGCAAAAGCGCGATGCCAAGAAGGGCATCGCCTCGCTGTGCATCGGCGGCGGCATGGGCGTGGCGCTGTGCATTGAGAGCATGTAAGCATCCGCTTGCACACTGCTTTGCCATGACCTGCCGCCGGCAGGGCGACGGGTCGACTCGAAAAATAGCCTAGGGGAGTGAGCCACATGAGCAGAGTAGCATTGGTAACGGGGGGATCGCGGGGCATCGGCGCAGCCATATCGGTTGCGCTGAAGGCGGCCGGATACAAGGTGGCTGCGAGCTATGCTGGCAATGACGATGCCGCCAACGCCTTCAAGGCGGAGACGGGCATTCCGGTCTACAAGTGGGATGTCGCGAGCTACGAGGCCTGCGCCGAGGGCATTGCGAAAGTCGAGGCCGATCTCGGCCCGGTGGACATTCTCGTCAACAATGCGGGCATCACCAAGGATGCGATGTTCCACAAGATGACGCCCGACCAGTGGGGCGCGGTCATCAACACCAACCTGACGGGTCTGTTCAACATGACCCATCCAATCTGGTCCGGCATGCGTGATCGCAGCTTCGGCCGCGTCATCAACATCTCCTCGATCAACGGTCAGAAGGGCCAGATGGGCCAGGCGAACTATTCCGCCGCCAAGGCCGGCGACCTCGGCTTCACCAAGGCGCTGGCGCAGGAAGGCGCCGCCAAGGGCATCACGGTCAACGCCATCTGCCCGGGTTACATCGGCACGGAAATGGTGCGCGCCATCCCGGAAAAGGTGCTGAACGAGCGGATCATCCCGCAGATTCCGGTCGGCCGCCTCGGCGAGCCGGACGAGATCGCCCGTATTGTCGTCTTCCTCGCCTCCGACGATGCCGGCTTCATCACCGGCTCGACGATCTCGGCGAATGGCGGCCAGTTCTTCGTCTGAGACGAACGGGGCAAACGGAACACGGCGCCTTCGGGCGCCGTTTTTCATGGAAGGCCAGAAAAGGAGAGCGCCATGAAACAGGACAAGCTGGACGATGCGGCCATCTCCGAGGGGCTGTCGGCGCTTGAGGGCTGGGCCCGTTCGGACGATGGCATCGCCATCGAGAAGCGCTACAAATTCAAGTCCTTTCGCGAGGCCTTCGGCTTCATGACGGAAGCGGCGCTGGCGGCGGAGAAGTTCAACCACCATCCCGAATGGTTCAACGTCTACAACCGCGTCGATGTGCGGCTGACCAATCACGATGCCGGCGGCCTGACCGAACTCGACTTCAAGCTGGCGACGGCCATGGAGAAGGCGGCGGCCCTTCGCACGAAGAGTTGAAGCGGCGTGATCGCATCCCCATATGATCCGCGCCGGGCTTTTCCGGTGCTGCCACCTGGAGCAAGCCCGCTTTTCCCGTGAAATGCGAAATGCTCCTGTCTCTGGGTTCTACGCAATTTCGCATGCAAGACCGCTTTGCATTGCCGGAATTGCTCTGATGGAGGCCTTGCATGGACGATGTGAAGATCGGCGAGATTCTTCTGCCGGGGGATGAGGACGAGCAGGAGCGTCAGAGCCAGCGCGTCAAGAAGCGGTTCTGGCCAGTCCTGAAGCGCGCCATGCGGCAGGTTCCCTTCGGCCGCGACCTCATCGCGTCCTACTACTGCGCGCTCGATCCGCGCACGCCGACCAAGGTCCGCGGCATCCTGCTCGCCGCGCTTGCCTATTTCGTATTGCCGCTCGACGGCATTCCGGACTTCTTCGCGCTCGTTGGCTTTTCCGACGATATCGCGGTGCTGACGGCGGCTTTCGCCGCCATCCGTGGCCACATCCGGGACGATCATTATGTCGCCGCCGACAAGGCGCTTGCGGACGAGCCGGACCTGCAACCGGCGGGCTAGGCGGCTGCCGATTTTGCCCGCGCGAATGCGGTCAAATTCTTGCCCTATTCCTTGTGCCATTAAAGGTTTCGACGGGTTCATCTCACCAAATGGGGACTGGACACGCCCGCCTTTCACGGAAAAGGCAGCGGCGGATTTCGACGCAAATTTGTCCCGGTGCGGCGCGGAAGACCCTTGGAAAAAGCGAGCATGTTGACGGTTTGGTAACCTGAATTAAGTCAAAATAAATCAAATCGTCATCATGCGTGGCCGACACCGGCATCGAGGGCTTCCGCCTTCAGCCGGCAATCACTGGCAAGACAACCGGCAGGAAAACATGTTCGTAAGAAAGCTCGCAACCGCACTCGCCCTCGTCCTTGCGACCGCAGGCCTTGCTTCGGCGCAGACGCCGACGAAAATTCAGAAGTTCAATGACTGGGGTGCCTATTCCTATCAGGCGAACGGCGGCAAGATCTGCTACGTGCTCTCCATCCCGAAGACAAAGAACCCCGAGGGCGTCAGCCACGGCGACGTGTTCTTCCTCGTCTCGCAGCGTCCGGGCCAGAACATCAGCTACGAGCCGCAGGCGATGATGGGCTATCCGCTGCAGGAGAACTCCAAGGTCAACGTCGTTATCGACGGGCGCACCTTCGTGATGTTCACCAAGGGCAATTCCGCCTGGGTCGAGAATGCCGCTGAAGAGCCGGCCCTCGTCTCGGCCATGAAGAGCGGCAAGGACATGCAGGTTCAGGCGAAATCCCGCCGCGGCACGGGCACGTCCTATTCCTATTCGCTGTCTGGTATCTCGGCGGCGCTGAAACAGATCGAAAGCTGCCGCTAAGCGACTTTCCTGACGACGAAAAGGCCGGCTTCATGCCGGCCTTTCTGTTTGTCGGCCTAGGTCGATTTCCGTCCCCGGTTCACGACCATGAGGACCAATGCGGCAAGGATCAGCGCCGCGGCGACCGCAAAGGTGATCTGCATGCCGGCGTCGACGGCATCCGCGCTGGCACTGCCGACATCTTTGCCCCCGATGGACCAGGTGAAAACCGCGCCCATCAGCGAAGCGCCGGTGATGAAACCGAGATTGCGTGACAGGTTGAGAAGACCCGACGTGACGCCTCTCTCGTCCGGGGCGATACCCGTCATGACGTCCGCATTGTTGGCGGCCTGG
This region includes:
- a CDS encoding YkvA family protein — its product is MDDVKIGEILLPGDEDEQERQSQRVKKRFWPVLKRAMRQVPFGRDLIASYYCALDPRTPTKVRGILLAALAYFVLPLDGIPDFFALVGFSDDIAVLTAAFAAIRGHIRDDHYVAADKALADEPDLQPAG
- a CDS encoding beta-ketoacyl-ACP reductase — protein: MSRVALVTGGSRGIGAAISVALKAAGYKVAASYAGNDDAANAFKAETGIPVYKWDVASYEACAEGIAKVEADLGPVDILVNNAGITKDAMFHKMTPDQWGAVINTNLTGLFNMTHPIWSGMRDRSFGRVINISSINGQKGQMGQANYSAAKAGDLGFTKALAQEGAAKGITVNAICPGYIGTEMVRAIPEKVLNERIIPQIPVGRLGEPDEIARIVVFLASDDAGFITGSTISANGGQFFV
- a CDS encoding invasion associated locus B family protein, whose protein sequence is MFVRKLATALALVLATAGLASAQTPTKIQKFNDWGAYSYQANGGKICYVLSIPKTKNPEGVSHGDVFFLVSQRPGQNISYEPQAMMGYPLQENSKVNVVIDGRTFVMFTKGNSAWVENAAEEPALVSAMKSGKDMQVQAKSRRGTGTSYSYSLSGISAALKQIESCR
- the phaR gene encoding polyhydroxyalkanoate synthesis repressor PhaR, whose product is MARNDGQIVIKKYANRRLYNTGTSTYVTLDDLAVMVKKGEDFTVQDAKSGDDITHSVLTQIIFEQESKTGNTLLPISFLRQLISYYGDQMQMVVPSYLEHSMQAFTEQQTQMREQINKTFGDTPLGKNLQVPMQLVEETVRRNTEMFQQAMKMFSPFANAAPQPKEPRKAEAKDLDELKEQLRALQTKLDNLS
- a CDS encoding 4a-hydroxytetrahydrobiopterin dehydratase encodes the protein MKQDKLDDAAISEGLSALEGWARSDDGIAIEKRYKFKSFREAFGFMTEAALAAEKFNHHPEWFNVYNRVDVRLTNHDAGGLTELDFKLATAMEKAAALRTKS
- the rpmF gene encoding 50S ribosomal protein L32, with product MAVPKRKTSPSKRGMRRSADALKGSTYVEDKNSGELRRPHHIDLKTGMYRGRQVLTPKENA
- a CDS encoding acetyl-CoA C-acetyltransferase → MSTPSIVIASAGRTAVGSFNGAFANTPAHELGATVISAVLERAGVAAGEVNEVILGQVLPAGEGQNPARQAAMKAGLPQEATAWGLNQLCGSGLRAVALGMQQIATGDASIIVAGGMESMSMAPHCAHLRGGVKMGDFKMLDTMIKDGLTDAFYGYHMGTTAENVAKQWQLSRDEQDAFAVASQNKAEAAQKDGRFKDEIVPFIVKGRKGDVTVDADEYIRHGATLDSMTKLRPAFDKEGTVTAGNASGINDGAAAALLMSEAEASRRGIQPLARIVSWATAGVDPKIMGMGPVPAARKALERAGWKPQDLDLLEINEAFAAQACAVHQEMGWDTSKVNVNGGAIALGHPIGASGARILVTLLHEMQKRDAKKGIASLCIGGGMGVALCIESM